The Nitrosomonas sp. genomic sequence TTCTCGCTACAGTACAGATTGCATTAATTTACCCATTTCAGCTGGATTGCGCGTGACACGAATACCGCATGCTTCCATCACTGCAATTTTTTCCTGTGCTGTCCCCTTGCCGCCCGCTATGATCGCACCTGCATGCCCCATGCGTTTACCTGCGGGTGCGGTCACACCCGCAATGAATCCTACCACCGGCTTACGCATGTGCTGCTTCACCCAGCGCGCGCAATCTTCCTCATCCGATCCGCCAATTTCACCCACCATCAGGACACCTTCGGTTTCATCATCATCATTGAACAACCGCAGTACATCGAGATGCTTTAATCCGTTAATGGCATCACCGCCAATGCCGACACAGGTCGATTGCCCCAAACCAAGTTCACTCAATTGTGCAACAGCTTCGTATGTCAGCGTGCCGGATCGGGATACCACACCAATCCGGCCTTTCCGGTGAATCGCCCCCGGCATGATGCCAATCTTCAATTCATCCGGTGTGATGATGCCCGGACAATTGGGTCCAACCAGCAGGGTTTTTCTGCCCAGCATGCGTGCGCGTGTCCGTAGCATGTCTTTCACCGGAATGCCTTCCGTGATGCAGATCACGAGATCAAGCCCGGCTTCTACCGCTTCATCGATTGCACTCGCCGCAAAAGGAGCGGGTACATAGATGACCGATACGGTCGCACCCGTTGCCTGTTTAGCGGCCTGTACAGTTGCAAACACCGGAATACCTTCAAATTTTTCTCCAGCTTTTTTGGGGTTCACTCCCGCGACGAAACCGTCCCTCCCATAAGCATACTGCAGACACTGCTGGGTATGAAACTGCCCCGTCTTGCCGGTCATACCCTGTGTCATGACGCGTGTATTACGATCGATCAGAATAGCCATCAGTTTATATTCCCCAGTTGTGTCGAGCTTGAGCTTGCGGTCAACTCTACTGCTTGCCTGGCTGCATCTGCCATGTTGCCGACAGAAATTACCGAAAGACCAGATTGTGCCAAAATTTGTTTACCCATTTCGGCGTTAGTACCTGCCAGGCGAACAATCAGTGGGACGGCCAGCTTCACCTCTCGAGCTGCTTGCACGATTCCTTCGGCGATAACATCACATCGCATGATGCCGCCAAAAATATTGACCAGAATAGCTGCAACGTTTGGATGGCGTAACATGATCTTGAAAGCTTCGGTTACTTTTTCTGCCGTTGCGCCACCACCGACATCAAGAAAATTCGCCGGATTGCCGCCATATAACTTAATGATATCCATCGTTGCCATCGCAAGTCCCGCACCATTGACCAGACAGCCAATATTACCGTCAAGCGCGATGTAGGACAATTCATGCCTGGCTGCCTCGACTTCGAGCGGATCTTCCTCGTTCAGATCTCGCAACGCCACAATCTCCGGATGACGAAACAGGGCATTGTCATCAAAATTGAGTTTGGCATCGAGCGCCAGTAACTGGTCATTATCTGTAATGACCAAGGGGTTGATCTCCAGTAATGATGCATCATTTTCATCGAATGCCCGGTAAAGTTGTGCGATCAATCGAGCAAAATCTGGCCAGCTCGCTTGCGGCAGGTGAAGTTCCTGAGCTATCCCTTTGATGGCCTCAGTGTTTACTCCAATCAGCGGATTGATGGCCAATTTGTGAATTTTTTCTGGAGTTTGTGCGGCAACCTGCTCGATATTCATCCCCCCTGCATCACTGGCAATGAGACTGATACATTGCATTGCGCGATCCACCACCAGCGCCACATAATACTCATGCGCAATCTCGACACCCTGTTCCACATACAACCGCTTAACCATCTGGCCATCTGGTCCGGTTTGTGGCGTCACCAGGGTATGATTGAGCATCGCAGTGGCAATTTCTTGAACATCTGCGTATGTGGTTGCCAGTTTCACCCCACCCCCTTTGCCGCGTCCACCAGCATAAATCTGCGCCTTGATCACCCACTGATTGCCACCCAGTTCCCGGGAAGCAGCAACCGCTTCATCAGCGCTGAAGCAAGCTACTCCTGACGGGACAGCCACACCATATCGCCCTAAAATCTGCTTGGCCTGATACTCATGAATTTTCATTTTGCCTCCTTCTGGAAGTTGTTAGCTGAATGGATTTCCAGCATGGCTGCAATACGGGTTTTTACCTCAGCCAATGTCGCAGTAAAACTGAGCAACAGCTCATTCAACCTGTTTGCGTCTCTTTCTTTGGCGGCTGATTCCATAGCCGCACAGCAATCACCCAGCACCAGCGCACCGACTGAGCGTGCCGAGGATTTAAGTTTATGTGCCGCTGCCTGCACTGCCTCAAACTGACCATTTCTGAGGGCAGGAGTGATTTGCTCGGCTATTGCAGCAGCACTCAGGCGAAAATCCTGCAAAAACTCGGCAATCATCGCCGGATCATCACCAATCAGTTTTTTTAGTACTTCAATGTCCAGCACGGCAGTCTGGTTCGTGTGGGTGTGAAGCTGCCCTTCGGTTGCGCTGACAACAATCGGATGTGACGGTTTACCGAGCCAGTTCTCCAATACCGTTTTGAGCTGTTCGAGCTGCACGGGCTTGGTCAGATAATCATTCATGCCCAGCGCACGACATTTATCAGACTCTCCCTTGAGTGCATTGGCCGTTAGAGCGATGATC encodes the following:
- the sucD gene encoding succinate--CoA ligase subunit alpha produces the protein MAILIDRNTRVMTQGMTGKTGQFHTQQCLQYAYGRDGFVAGVNPKKAGEKFEGIPVFATVQAAKQATGATVSVIYVPAPFAASAIDEAVEAGLDLVICITEGIPVKDMLRTRARMLGRKTLLVGPNCPGIITPDELKIGIMPGAIHRKGRIGVVSRSGTLTYEAVAQLSELGLGQSTCVGIGGDAINGLKHLDVLRLFNDDDETEGVLMVGEIGGSDEEDCARWVKQHMRKPVVGFIAGVTAPAGKRMGHAGAIIAGGKGTAQEKIAVMEACGIRVTRNPAEMGKLMQSVL
- the sucC gene encoding ADP-forming succinate--CoA ligase subunit beta; its protein translation is MKIHEYQAKQILGRYGVAVPSGVACFSADEAVAASRELGGNQWVIKAQIYAGGRGKGGGVKLATTYADVQEIATAMLNHTLVTPQTGPDGQMVKRLYVEQGVEIAHEYYVALVVDRAMQCISLIASDAGGMNIEQVAAQTPEKIHKLAINPLIGVNTEAIKGIAQELHLPQASWPDFARLIAQLYRAFDENDASLLEINPLVITDNDQLLALDAKLNFDDNALFRHPEIVALRDLNEEDPLEVEAARHELSYIALDGNIGCLVNGAGLAMATMDIIKLYGGNPANFLDVGGGATAEKVTEAFKIMLRHPNVAAILVNIFGGIMRCDVIAEGIVQAAREVKLAVPLIVRLAGTNAEMGKQILAQSGLSVISVGNMADAARQAVELTASSSSTQLGNIN